From a region of the Chrysemys picta bellii isolate R12L10 chromosome 7, ASM1138683v2, whole genome shotgun sequence genome:
- the LOC135972722 gene encoding zinc finger and SCAN domain-containing protein 20-like, with protein sequence MSNGELLDLISVWGEEAVQSQLRSSSRNYDTFGKISKDMMERGHDRDALQCRIKVKVLRNTYCKARDANGRLGAPPATCRFYKELDAILGVNPTSTPSTTMDTSEPVGGRGEEEKEEEENGSDGDGPDGDTPQSLEPCSQELFSSQEEGSQSQRPVLGGGQTEEQVPAASTLRPQPSLLSPAQRLQRLRKRPRKSKEDMLQEVMRQSIKENEKAQN encoded by the exons atgagcaatggcgagttgctggacctcatcagtgtttggggggaggaagctgtacagtcccagctgcgctccagcagtaggaattacgatacctttgggaagatatcaaaggacatgatggaaaggggccatgaccgggacgccctgcagtgcaggattaaagtgaaggtgCTGCGGAATACCTACTgcaaagcccgcgatgcaaaTGGCCGCTTGGGTGCTCCCCCCgcaacctgccgattctacaaagagctggatgcaatacttggggttaaccccacgtccactccaagcaccaccatggacacttcagagccagtcggggggcggggggaggaggaaaaagaggaggaggaaaacgggagtgatggtgatgggccggatggagacaccccgcaatccctggagccatgcagccaggagctcttctcgagccaggaggaaggtagccagtcacagcggccggtacttggtggaggacaaacagaagagcaggttcccg ctgcatcaaccttgagacctcagccgtccctcttatcgcctgctcagagactgcaaagactcaggaagagaccgcgaaaaagcaaagaagacatgctgcaagaagtgatgcggcaatctattaaagagaatgagaaagcacagaactga
- the LOC101934130 gene encoding exosome complex component RRP40: MLSAHAAPCRARALGSGKLAGPRKGLTLTMAATEAGALPAEECVGQVVLPGDVLLLPSHPEADGERLWLGPGAALPGRLVCGPGLRSCRAGLLVTKCGLLRHRQPGGAGGGSGGAYWVDSQQKRYVPVKGDHVIGIVTIKAGDVFKVDVGGSEQASLSYLAFEGATKRNRPNVQVGDLIYGQFVVANKDMEPEMVCIDSSGRANGMGVIGHEGLLFKVSLGLIRKLLAPNCEIIQELGQLYPFEIVFGMNGRIWVKAKTIQQTLIVANILEACEHMTAEQRTQAFAKLSER; encoded by the exons ATGCTTTCTGCGCATGCGGCACCTTGTCGCGCACGCGCCTTAGGCTCGGGGAAGCTGGCCGGCCCGAGAAAAGGCCTGACCCTGACCATGGCGGCGACAGAGGCTGGGGCCCTGCCCGCCGAGGAGTGCGTGGGGCAGGTGGTGCTGCCGGgggacgtgctgctgctgccctcgcACCCCGAGGCGGATGGGGAGCGGCTGTGGCTGGGCCCGGGCGCCGCTCTGCCGGGCCGCTTGGTGTGCGGGCCGGGCCTGAGGAGCTGTCGGGCCGGGCTCCTGGTCACCAAGTGCGGGCTGCTGCGCCACCGCCAGCCGGGCGGGGCCGGAGGCGGCTCGGGCGGGGCCTACTGGGTGGACTCCCAGCAGAAGCGG taTGTCCCAGTCAAGGGAGATCATGTGATAGGCATAGTGACTATCAAGGCAGGTGACGTATTCAAAGTGGATGTTGGTGGAAGTGAGCAAGCTTCTTTGTCCTACTTGGCATTTGAAGGTGCAACCAAAAGAAACAGACCAAATGTGCAG GTGGGAGATCTTATTTATGGTCAATTCGTTGTAGCCAATAAAGACATGGAACCAGAGATGGTCTGTATAGACAGCAGTGGAAGAGCGAATGGAATGGGAGTAATTGGACACGAAGGCCTGTTGTTTAAGGTTTCTTTAGGTCTAATAAGAAA GCTTTTAGCTCCCAATTGTGAAATCATTCAGGAATTGGGACAACTGTACCCTTTTGAGATAGTGTTTGGAATGAATGGAAGAATATGGGTAAAGGCAAAAACAATTCAACAGACTTTAATTGTGGCAAATATCTTGGAAGCCTGTGAGCACATGACAGCAGAACAAAGAACACAAGCATTTGCCAAACTATCAGAGAGATGA